The following are from one region of the Salicibibacter kimchii genome:
- a CDS encoding HK97 family phage prohead protease, whose amino-acid sequence MKETRTVEIRTAALEQDSNELVVTGTPVVFDTATQINDPMGQYTEIINRGALQGVDLNDTRLLYNHDLSRIPLAKAPKTMQLRIDDKGLHMRATLPDTEEGRSVYTAVSRGDLTGMSFSFTCDPAGSRYDVKTQTRSISRIKKIFECSIVPFPAYQTTSVEARNQMDEAVDHEKARQAAKIKLNQLLVRRV is encoded by the coding sequence ATGAAGGAAACCCGGACGGTCGAGATCCGGACGGCAGCACTGGAGCAGGACAGTAATGAATTAGTGGTGACAGGAACACCGGTTGTCTTTGACACAGCCACGCAGATTAACGATCCAATGGGGCAGTACACCGAGATCATAAACAGGGGTGCGCTGCAAGGTGTGGACTTGAACGACACACGTTTACTTTATAATCATGATTTATCACGTATCCCATTAGCAAAAGCGCCGAAAACAATGCAGCTACGCATAGATGACAAAGGCTTGCACATGCGGGCCACACTTCCAGACACCGAAGAAGGCCGCTCCGTGTATACGGCAGTGTCGCGGGGCGATTTGACAGGCATGTCATTCAGCTTTACGTGTGATCCGGCAGGCAGCCGTTACGACGTAAAAACACAAACACGATCCATTTCCAGGATCAAAAAAATCTTTGAATGCTCCATCGTTCCTTTTCCTGCTTATCAGACAACATCAGTCGAAGCCAGGAACCAGATGGATGAAGCAGTTGACCATGAGAAAGCAAGACAGGCAGCCAAAATTAAACTTAATCAATTATTAGTTAGGAGAGTTTAA
- a CDS encoding phage major capsid protein, with protein MFKTVQEAFNHYRNHSLQDMEKRAADIKGIIDTDPDADVASINIEIEGLNQAMANHQDRQPDNDQRSQFNPITGRSFNQDKQVPTENIFGSAEYRSAFYKNMLGQKLSDIETRTFNKAMEIQDAERREDAFNTTTNSAAVLPTQTLNEVVKKARTMGGLIAHARNFNIPTNISVPIGTPTSKAQWHTEGEQVDSERLTTAAVSFAGYEIIKVFSISAAAKKMSVQAFESYMIDELTNCVMETIADALVNGSGNGQGTGLDTGISWNDENSLDFSGEYTDFTKALATLKRGYGAGAKFAMSNATLYNKVYSLVDANGRPIFIADPKNESIGYILGKEVVIDDNIDDNTIILGNFNYMGYNIPQGLMIEVSRESSFKSGLVDYRAMAIADTKPLVHEAFVKLSGNGDGAEA; from the coding sequence ATGTTTAAAACTGTACAAGAAGCATTTAACCATTATCGTAACCATTCTCTACAAGATATGGAGAAGCGAGCCGCAGACATTAAAGGGATCATTGACACAGACCCGGATGCCGATGTTGCATCTATCAATATTGAGATTGAAGGTTTGAACCAAGCAATGGCAAACCATCAGGACAGACAGCCGGACAATGACCAGCGCAGCCAATTCAACCCAATCACTGGCAGAAGCTTCAACCAAGATAAGCAAGTGCCGACGGAAAACATTTTCGGGAGTGCGGAATACCGCAGCGCTTTCTACAAAAATATGTTGGGCCAGAAGCTATCAGACATTGAAACTCGCACCTTTAACAAGGCTATGGAGATTCAAGACGCTGAACGCCGCGAGGATGCTTTCAATACGACGACCAACAGTGCAGCCGTTTTGCCCACGCAAACGCTTAATGAGGTTGTTAAGAAGGCACGAACCATGGGCGGTTTGATTGCTCATGCTAGAAACTTCAACATTCCAACCAATATCAGTGTCCCTATTGGAACACCGACCAGTAAGGCACAATGGCACACGGAAGGGGAGCAAGTGGACAGTGAGAGACTCACAACCGCAGCCGTAAGCTTTGCCGGTTACGAGATCATTAAAGTGTTCTCCATTAGTGCAGCCGCAAAGAAAATGAGTGTACAGGCTTTTGAATCTTATATGATTGACGAACTCACCAATTGTGTCATGGAAACCATAGCAGATGCTCTTGTGAATGGATCAGGCAACGGGCAAGGCACAGGACTTGATACAGGCATCAGTTGGAACGATGAAAACAGCCTTGATTTCTCTGGGGAGTACACGGACTTTACAAAAGCATTGGCCACTCTCAAACGTGGATATGGTGCAGGTGCAAAATTCGCTATGAGCAACGCCACACTGTATAACAAGGTGTATTCACTTGTGGATGCGAACGGTAGACCTATCTTTATTGCCGATCCTAAGAATGAAAGCATCGGCTACATCTTAGGTAAGGAAGTAGTAATCGACGATAACATTGATGACAATACAATCATTTTGGGTAACTTCAACTACATGGGGTACAACATCCCACAAGGTCTCATGATTGAAGTATCCAGAGAATCCAGCTTTAAATCAGGACTGGTAGATTACCGAGCGATGGCTATTGCAGATACCAAGCCATTAGTACACGAAGCTTTTGTTAAGCTGTCCGGCAATGGTGACGGTGCAGAAGCCTAA
- a CDS encoding head-tail connector protein: MLIDIQEARDILRVDGEDNDPIIIPLLESIPSYLEATTGRTWEDDPVHPLAQTVCKFILQLWFDPQTQDAVRIKRTIDNLLVALTAIGRSQ; the protein is encoded by the coding sequence ATGCTCATTGATATACAGGAAGCCAGGGACATATTGAGAGTGGATGGCGAGGACAATGACCCAATCATTATTCCTTTGCTTGAATCAATCCCATCTTACTTGGAAGCGACGACAGGCAGGACATGGGAAGATGATCCAGTGCATCCATTGGCGCAGACAGTTTGTAAATTCATATTACAGCTATGGTTCGACCCGCAGACACAAGATGCCGTTAGGATCAAGCGCACCATTGATAACTTACTTGTGGCTTTAACAGCGATTGGGAGAAGTCAGTAA
- a CDS encoding HNH endonuclease, giving the protein MAKDYAKAFYKSKAWEKCRNGYMQSRHYVCERCGGVATICHHKVYITPENINDPSVTLNWSLCEALCQTCHNMEHHKSSITRAGLAFDNNGNLIQK; this is encoded by the coding sequence ATGGCGAAGGATTATGCAAAGGCATTCTACAAAAGCAAGGCATGGGAGAAGTGCAGGAACGGTTATATGCAAAGTCGGCATTATGTATGTGAGCGTTGCGGTGGTGTAGCGACGATATGCCATCACAAAGTATATATTACACCAGAGAATATAAACGATCCGAGTGTCACGCTTAATTGGAGCCTGTGTGAAGCATTGTGTCAGACATGCCACAATATGGAACACCACAAAAGTAGTATCACTAGAGCAGGTTTGGCTTTTGATAATAATGGAAATTTAATACAAAAGTGA
- a CDS encoding terminase large subunit: MTVNYVLEYWSAIHNGEITVSNRVYRQYERLANEINHPGQYIFDEEKANKPIAFIERFCKHSKGQWAGKPIKLELFQKSYISALFGFIDRDTGLRRFKESMFYVARKNGKSTMLAGIALYMFIADNEGGAEIYSLASKRDQATILFDEAHNMIKQSAYLSKHIRKRKSDLYFAHTFSKFMPLAKNSNTLDGLNSSLTVIDELHSIADRNLYEVMKKSQSARQQPLLIMITTAGTVRGNIFDDMYEYACNVTDGNYQDDTFLPVLYELDEKKEWTDPEAWPKANPALGSIKRLDELERTVEKAKHNPNDLTGTLTKDFNIRETAHSAWLTFDDINNEETFDIEDFRNAYAIGSADLSITTDLSCATLLMVDKDTEKRFIHQMYWLPRDSFDERVQKDKIPYDKWLDQGLLRLCNGNSINYGDITAWFIEMLDEYSITPLWVYYDSYSAKYWVEEMEQYGFKMVRCIQGAKTLSLPMQQMGQDLKAKKINYNNSPILKWCLTNTGIEQDRNGNIVPVKNQAAKMRIDGTSAMLNAYVGLYDHHDEFLRAQ; encoded by the coding sequence ATGACCGTGAATTATGTTTTGGAATATTGGAGTGCCATACACAATGGAGAAATAACAGTCTCCAATCGTGTCTATCGGCAGTATGAAAGACTAGCAAACGAGATCAACCATCCGGGGCAATATATCTTTGACGAAGAAAAGGCTAACAAGCCGATTGCTTTTATTGAACGTTTCTGTAAGCACTCTAAGGGGCAATGGGCAGGAAAGCCGATTAAACTTGAACTTTTCCAAAAATCATATATCAGCGCATTGTTTGGCTTCATTGACCGGGATACAGGATTAAGACGATTCAAGGAAAGTATGTTCTATGTGGCTAGGAAGAATGGTAAATCAACCATGCTCGCCGGGATAGCCTTGTATATGTTCATTGCAGACAATGAAGGTGGGGCAGAAATATATAGCCTTGCTTCCAAACGTGACCAGGCCACAATCCTATTCGATGAAGCTCATAACATGATTAAGCAAAGTGCTTATCTCTCTAAGCATATAAGAAAACGTAAGAGCGATTTATATTTTGCCCATACCTTCTCAAAGTTTATGCCGTTGGCCAAGAACAGTAACACGCTGGACGGGCTGAACAGCAGTTTAACCGTGATTGATGAATTGCATAGCATCGCGGATCGTAACCTTTATGAAGTCATGAAGAAAAGCCAGTCTGCCCGGCAGCAGCCGTTACTCATTATGATTACCACAGCTGGAACCGTCCGGGGCAACATCTTTGATGACATGTACGAGTACGCTTGCAACGTGACAGATGGCAATTATCAAGATGATACCTTCTTACCCGTACTCTATGAACTGGACGAAAAAAAGGAATGGACGGATCCGGAAGCATGGCCGAAAGCAAACCCGGCTTTAGGATCCATAAAAAGACTTGATGAACTTGAACGAACCGTGGAAAAGGCTAAGCACAACCCAAACGATTTAACGGGTACGCTTACGAAAGATTTTAATATCCGAGAAACAGCCCACAGTGCATGGCTTACGTTTGATGATATTAACAATGAAGAGACATTCGATATTGAAGATTTTCGCAACGCTTATGCTATCGGAAGTGCTGATTTGAGCATAACAACGGATTTAAGTTGTGCCACTCTCTTAATGGTAGATAAGGACACAGAAAAGCGTTTCATCCATCAGATGTATTGGCTTCCGCGTGATAGCTTTGACGAGCGTGTACAAAAGGATAAGATTCCATATGACAAGTGGCTTGACCAAGGCTTGCTACGGCTATGTAACGGCAACAGTATCAATTATGGAGACATCACCGCGTGGTTTATCGAAATGTTAGACGAGTACAGTATAACGCCATTGTGGGTCTATTATGATAGCTATTCAGCCAAATATTGGGTTGAAGAAATGGAGCAATACGGCTTTAAGATGGTGCGCTGCATCCAAGGTGCAAAAACATTATCCTTGCCTATGCAACAGATGGGGCAGGACTTGAAAGCAAAGAAGATTAATTACAATAATTCACCTATTCTTAAATGGTGCTTGACGAATACGGGCATCGAACAAGATCGTAACGGAAATATTGTTCCTGTGAAGAATCAGGCAGCCAAAATGAGGATTGATGGCACATCAGCCATGTTAAACGCTTATGTGGGCTTGTATGACCATCACGACGAGTTTTTAAGAGCGCAGTAA
- a CDS encoding phage head closure protein, protein MNLNFKHRIEIVEIVPGDGPYPGEDEEVLVTKAWAAIKTMQGRDYDSAVIAGNVGKTRFIIRYKEGIEPHMEIKHKGLYYEIESMENDDEENRTITMIGNAILPQDR, encoded by the coding sequence ATGAACCTAAACTTTAAGCATCGGATTGAGATTGTGGAGATCGTACCCGGTGATGGGCCTTACCCCGGCGAGGATGAAGAAGTGTTAGTTACAAAAGCATGGGCAGCCATTAAGACCATGCAGGGGCGTGATTATGATTCAGCCGTTATTGCCGGGAATGTAGGCAAGACAAGGTTCATCATCCGTTACAAAGAAGGCATTGAACCGCACATGGAGATTAAGCATAAAGGTTTGTACTATGAGATCGAGAGCATGGAAAATGACGACGAGGAGAACCGCACCATAACTATGATCGGGAATGCGATCCTGCCACAAGACCGTTGA
- a CDS encoding IS110 family transposase, which translates to MDPVIGLDIAKGESQVQAFLQRKKAYKQSFKFEHHLQGLHAFYRFYQEVEQVSGQPPAVIFESTGHYHEPVLQCLEEYGITYYLINPVVSSEAKKTSLHKVKTDKVDAFHLGELYYKEDLEVFQRKTEQYLNLRHLTRQHSALTDSYVNIKLQFQAALDQIFPEYHKVFSDLYGTLSLNTLQCYPTAYDIRQISKQDLAIEMRQSGTRRSHAWFLDKASQLKGAAERNPFQHPICQGQLISLQLYIQMLFQYQEHLSKLKKEISALARTFDDYELTKSVPGIGDKIAATIISEIGGIDQFRLPKQLAAYAGLDPSVFESGKFKASINRITKRGSARLRQALYSAVQCGLAKNRNKKLIAFYQRKRDEGKPHKVAVIACANKLVHWIHAMLKRQEVFVDQ; encoded by the coding sequence ATGGACCCTGTCATCGGCCTGGACATCGCCAAAGGAGAAAGCCAGGTCCAAGCCTTTTTACAAAGGAAAAAAGCTTATAAACAAAGCTTTAAATTTGAACACCATTTACAAGGTCTTCACGCCTTTTATCGTTTTTATCAGGAAGTGGAACAGGTTTCCGGACAACCTCCGGCAGTCATCTTTGAATCCACGGGGCACTATCATGAGCCTGTGCTCCAATGTCTTGAAGAGTATGGCATAACGTATTACTTGATCAATCCAGTGGTTTCCTCGGAAGCCAAAAAAACCAGTTTGCATAAAGTGAAAACGGACAAAGTTGATGCATTTCATTTAGGTGAGCTTTACTACAAAGAAGATCTGGAAGTGTTTCAGAGGAAGACTGAGCAATACCTAAATCTACGTCATTTAACCCGTCAGCACAGTGCTTTGACGGACAGCTATGTGAATATCAAACTTCAATTTCAGGCTGCTTTGGATCAGATTTTCCCGGAATATCACAAGGTTTTTAGTGATCTTTATGGCACCCTTTCATTAAACACTCTACAATGCTATCCGACTGCTTATGACATTCGACAGATCTCTAAACAGGACTTGGCCATCGAGATGCGTCAATCCGGAACCAGACGCTCCCATGCATGGTTTTTGGATAAAGCATCCCAACTGAAGGGCGCGGCGGAACGTAATCCCTTTCAACATCCTATCTGCCAGGGGCAGCTTATCAGCTTGCAGCTGTATATTCAGATGCTTTTTCAATACCAAGAGCACCTATCCAAGTTAAAAAAAGAAATAAGTGCTCTTGCACGGACCTTTGATGACTACGAATTGACCAAATCGGTTCCCGGTATAGGAGATAAGATTGCGGCAACAATCATCTCCGAAATTGGGGGAATCGATCAATTCAGACTCCCTAAGCAACTGGCTGCCTACGCAGGTTTGGACCCAAGTGTTTTTGAGTCAGGCAAATTTAAAGCATCCATCAATCGAATCACTAAAAGAGGGTCAGCAAGATTGCGTCAAGCTCTTTATTCAGCTGTGCAATGCGGGCTGGCCAAAAATCGAAACAAAAAGCTTATAGCCTTTTATCAGCGCAAAAGAGACGAGGGCAAGCCACACAAGGTCGCTGTGATTGCTTGTGCCAATAAACTCGTTCATTGGATCCATGCCATGTTAAAACGTCAAGAAGTCTTTGTAGATCAATAA
- a CDS encoding TetR/AcrR family transcriptional regulator has translation MARPVGQGEKTKKHIAKKAKFLFEQKGYAATSMEEIREFTEISKGSIYYHFKSKEELFLYTVETANKSWRQEWETQANQVTTATERLYLLAQYYASDMKNPLSKTVPEYMGTENIEDMVKEKIIHLLQPEYHIFYQIIEEGIRDKEFVSNKTVDDLAYILYSTLTGMSVTQFLGYDEEKFYLLYENAIDVFLNGISKK, from the coding sequence ATGGCGAGACCTGTTGGTCAAGGAGAAAAAACGAAAAAACACATTGCAAAAAAAGCCAAATTTCTTTTTGAACAAAAGGGTTATGCTGCCACTTCCATGGAAGAAATCCGTGAATTCACAGAAATTAGCAAAGGTAGCATTTATTATCACTTTAAAAGCAAAGAAGAATTATTTTTGTACACTGTTGAAACAGCCAATAAATCCTGGAGGCAAGAATGGGAGACTCAAGCCAATCAAGTCACGACGGCTACAGAGAGATTATACTTGCTCGCCCAATACTATGCTTCGGATATGAAAAATCCACTGTCTAAAACCGTTCCAGAGTATATGGGCACGGAGAACATCGAAGATATGGTGAAAGAAAAGATTATCCATCTTTTGCAGCCTGAATATCATATATTTTATCAAATCATCGAGGAAGGCATACGTGATAAAGAGTTTGTAAGTAATAAAACGGTTGATGATTTAGCTTATATTCTTTATAGTACACTAACTGGTATGAGTGTTACACAATTCCTCGGTTACGATGAGGAGAAGTTTTATCTCCTTTACGAAAATGCGATTGATGTTTTTTTGAATGGGATATCTAAAAAGTAA
- a CDS encoding GNAT family N-acetyltransferase, which translates to MESYEIRVMPMRECNREVSREVSAVFVDGYEKDLAFLSNNREKLIEAFQKMICPDVFYFATLEGDIVGILACSNNQNRALTIDKTILRNSFGYVKGSMAFHFMKDEFNKKLSYQDDTGYIECVATTVKARGKGVSTALMSYVLENEDYHRYILEVVDTNEVAYRLYKKLGFTEFERKKEGFSKMKGFEHRIYMELYVANK; encoded by the coding sequence ATGGAAAGCTATGAAATTAGAGTAATGCCAATGAGAGAGTGTAACAGAGAGGTATCACGTGAGGTTTCAGCCGTTTTTGTTGATGGATACGAGAAAGACTTAGCTTTTCTCTCAAACAATCGAGAAAAGTTAATTGAAGCGTTTCAGAAAATGATCTGTCCAGATGTTTTTTACTTTGCCACTTTAGAAGGTGATATTGTTGGAATTCTGGCTTGTTCCAATAACCAGAATCGAGCATTGACAATTGATAAAACAATTTTGAGAAACTCATTTGGCTATGTGAAGGGGAGTATGGCTTTTCATTTTATGAAAGATGAGTTTAATAAAAAATTGTCTTACCAAGATGATACAGGTTATATTGAATGTGTTGCTACCACAGTTAAAGCGAGAGGTAAAGGTGTTTCAACTGCTTTGATGAGTTACGTATTGGAGAATGAGGATTATCATCGTTACATTCTAGAGGTTGTGGATACAAATGAGGTTGCTTATCGATTATATAAAAAATTGGGTTTTACAGAGTTCGAGCGAAAAAAGGAAGGTTTTTCAAAGATGAAAGGCTTTGAGCATAGAATTTATATGGAATTGTATGTCGCCAATAAGTAA